In one Magallana gigas chromosome 9, xbMagGiga1.1, whole genome shotgun sequence genomic region, the following are encoded:
- the LOC117691407 gene encoding scavenger receptor cysteine-rich domain superfamily protein-like, translating to MLPYHRQLLFLFLALSEGMVSEYHIIAIPALDNKVLSDPLFGTRHSDSISGCAVLCVDTCRFFSFNSKTGMCRHYCQWNECTYTDTESGWRTYKKTSLAGNDVRLIGGRYSGEGRVEVLYNCSWGTVCDDGFDDIDAQVVCRQLGYAWSGAVQKHNAPYGEGSGNIVLDEVSCRGPETFIGCCVHDGYMVHDCHHTEDVGVVCLSVRLAGGSTSREGTIIVTLGNTEGTVCADWWDNDDARVVCRMLGYNHG from the exons ATGTTACCTTATCATCGTCAGTTGctgtttttatttcttgcatTATCTGAAGGCATGGTGTCCGAATATCATATTATTGCCATTCCAGCGTTAGACAACAAAGTATTGTCCGATCCTTTATTTGGCACTAGACACTCAGATTCTATCTCTGGCTGCGCCGTCTTGTGTGTCGACACCTGTCGTTTCTTCAGCTTCAACAGTAAGACAGGGATGTGTCGGCACTACTGCCAATGGAATGAATGCACCTATACAGACACAGAATCAGGATGGAGAACGTACAAAAAGACATCATTGGCAGGAAATG ATGTTAGACTTATTGGTGGGCGCTACTCTGGTGAAGGACGTGTTGAAGTTTTGTATAATTGCAGTTGGGGAACCGTCTGCGATGATGGTTTTGATGATATAGACGCTCAGGTTGTTTGCCGCCAATTGGGATATGCAtg GTCCGGTGCTGTTCAAAAACACAATGCCCCATATGGCGAAGGCTCGGGAAATATCGTTTTAGATGAGGTTAGCTGTAGAGGTCCAGAAACTTTCATTGGATGTTGCGTCCACGACGGATATATGGTGCATGACTGTCATCACACGGAGGACGTCGGAGTTGTATGTT TATCCGTACGTTTGGCTGGAGGCTCGACATCGAGAGAAGGAACTATAATTGTGACACTAGGAAACACAGAGGGGACTGTTTGTGCTGATTGGTGGGACAATGATGATGCCAGAGTTGTTTGTAGAATGCTGGGATATAATCATGGGTAA